One genomic segment of Chitinophaga parva includes these proteins:
- the rpe gene encoding ribulose-phosphate 3-epimerase: MSTPYIAPSLLAADFLHIAQAVDIINNSEADWLHLDVMDGRFVPNISFGMPIIAAVKKMIKKTCDVHLMIVEPEKYAADFKKAGADILTVHYETCPHLHRNIQQIKDLGMKAGVAINPHTTIGQLENIITDVDLILVMSVNPGFGGQSFIPQTYQKLRQLRKLINETGAKALIEVDGGISAHNAADIIHAGADVLVAGSSVFGAPDPVKAIAELKAAAMAGK; this comes from the coding sequence ATGAGCACTCCTTATATAGCGCCCTCCTTACTGGCAGCGGATTTCCTGCACATTGCGCAGGCGGTGGACATCATCAATAACAGTGAGGCCGACTGGCTGCACCTGGACGTGATGGACGGCCGTTTTGTGCCGAACATCAGCTTTGGCATGCCCATTATTGCGGCGGTGAAAAAGATGATCAAAAAAACCTGCGATGTGCACCTCATGATCGTGGAGCCGGAAAAGTATGCCGCCGATTTTAAAAAAGCCGGAGCAGACATCCTTACCGTGCATTATGAAACCTGTCCCCACCTGCACCGCAATATCCAGCAGATCAAAGACCTGGGCATGAAAGCCGGCGTGGCCATCAATCCCCACACCACCATTGGCCAGCTGGAGAATATCATTACAGACGTAGACCTGATACTGGTGATGAGCGTGAATCCCGGCTTTGGCGGGCAATCCTTCATCCCGCAAACCTACCAGAAGCTGCGCCAGCTCCGTAAGCTGATCAACGAAACAGGTGCCAAGGCCCTCATTGAAGTAGATGGCGGCATCAGCGCCCACAATGCCGCGGATATCATCCACGCGGGCGCGGATGTGCTGGTGGCGGGTAGCAGCGTGTTTGGCGCGCCGGACCCCGTGAAGGCGATTGCGGAATTGAAAGCGGCCGCCATGGCCGGGAAATAG
- the hppD gene encoding 4-hydroxyphenylpyruvate dioxygenase, whose amino-acid sequence MESTLANQPAVSAEDFLPLNGTDYVEFYVGNAKQAAHFYKTAFGFQTVAYAGPETGVRDRASYVLVQHKLRFVLTSALHPTSDIARHVNEHGDGVKVLALWVDDARRSFEETVKRGAKPYLEPVTEKDEFGEVVRSGIYTYGETVHMFIERKNYTGAFMPGYRAVKSAYNPSETGLLYVDHCVGNVGWNEMNTWVGFYEKVMGFRNLISFDDSDISTEYSALMSKVMSNGNGRVKFPINEPAEGKKKSQIEEYLDFYGGPGVQHVAIATNDIIRTVSDLQARGVEFLTVPSTYYQELQARVGKIDEDIASLEKLGILVDRDDEGYLLQIFTKPLQDRPTVFFEIIQRKGATSFGKGNFKALFESIEREQELRGNL is encoded by the coding sequence ATGGAATCTACACTTGCAAACCAACCGGCCGTCTCCGCGGAAGATTTTCTGCCGCTGAATGGTACAGACTACGTAGAGTTTTACGTGGGCAATGCCAAGCAGGCCGCCCATTTTTACAAGACCGCCTTTGGCTTTCAAACGGTAGCCTATGCCGGTCCCGAAACCGGTGTGCGCGACCGCGCCTCTTATGTGCTGGTGCAGCACAAACTGCGCTTTGTACTCACCAGCGCCCTGCATCCCACTTCAGACATTGCCCGTCATGTAAATGAACACGGTGATGGTGTTAAAGTGCTGGCCCTTTGGGTGGACGATGCCCGCAGGTCTTTTGAAGAAACCGTGAAGCGCGGCGCAAAGCCTTACCTGGAGCCGGTTACAGAGAAAGACGAATTTGGCGAGGTAGTGCGCAGCGGCATTTACACCTACGGTGAAACCGTGCATATGTTCATTGAAAGAAAGAACTACACCGGCGCCTTTATGCCCGGCTACCGCGCTGTAAAAAGTGCATATAATCCTTCCGAGACCGGCCTGCTGTACGTAGACCACTGCGTGGGCAACGTAGGCTGGAACGAGATGAACACCTGGGTAGGCTTCTATGAAAAAGTGATGGGTTTCCGCAACCTCATCTCCTTTGATGATTCCGACATTTCCACCGAGTACTCTGCCCTCATGAGCAAGGTAATGAGCAATGGCAACGGGCGGGTGAAATTCCCGATCAATGAGCCGGCGGAAGGCAAAAAGAAATCCCAGATCGAAGAATACCTGGATTTCTACGGAGGCCCTGGTGTACAGCACGTGGCCATTGCCACCAATGACATCATCCGGACGGTGTCTGACCTGCAGGCCCGCGGCGTGGAATTCCTGACGGTGCCCAGCACCTATTACCAGGAGTTACAGGCCCGCGTAGGCAAGATCGATGAGGATATTGCATCCCTGGAAAAACTGGGGATCCTGGTAGACCGGGATGATGAGGGCTACCTGCTGCAGATCTTCACCAAGCCTTTGCAGGACCGGCCCACCGTGTTCTTCGAGATCATCCAGCGCAAGGGAGCTACTTCTTTCGGGAAGGGCAATTTCAAGGCGTTGTTTGAATCCATTGAGCGGGAGCAGGAACTGCGGGGCAACCTGTAG
- the thrA gene encoding bifunctional aspartate kinase/homoserine dehydrogenase I, which produces MQVLKFGGTSVGSAKAIEQVCHILQQHKPAGRYAIVVSAMSGVTDKLIQCGTLASKGQENYKTVLQDIETLHLDTIRTLFPITVHSGLISQVKKRLNALETLTDGIFQVGELSKRSLDKIMSFGELMSSYLLAEKLKQLGLSAAWKDSREVIITDDRFGNAQVDFLATNHQMQQFFAASTVEYVVMPGFVAATAEGETTTLGRGGSDYTAAIVAAAVNADLLDIWTDVSGMMTADPRLVSQALPIAHISYEEAMELSHFGAKVIYPPTIQPVMNKRIPIWIKNTFAPADHGTLIQNSTERNFPVTGISGIQHIALLTLEGSGMVGIPGFSKRLFDALLHARINVILITQSSSEHSITVGIHEADMLKAKAAVDSEFGQEIHEKKIEPLIVERDLSIIAVVGDKMKNHHGTSGKLFGALGRNGINIRAIAQGSTEKNISTVINKNDIKKALNVLHEAFFETPTKQVNLFIAGVGNVGSKLLEQLQQQHHYLEAELGLHIRVIGVANSKQMAFREKGIASGEWRDALVSGERMDMDAFVQQVKKLNLRNSVFVDNTASASVARVYSEFLQHGISVVTCNKIACSSNYANYKQLKELARQFNASFLFETNVGAGLPVINTLNDLVRSGDQVKKIQAVLSGSLNFVFNHFVGNASFRNVVQAAQDEGYTEPDPRIDLSGVDVARKILILARESGARMEMEDIINHSFLPEAALHAPSVPAFYDQLDIFASHFNGLREAAEKEGKRLKFVASYEDGKASVGLQSVGPDHPFYNLQGKDNIVLFTTTRYADQPLIVKGAGAGADVTASGIFADIIRTAR; this is translated from the coding sequence ATGCAAGTACTAAAATTTGGCGGTACCTCCGTAGGTAGCGCAAAGGCCATCGAGCAGGTGTGCCATATCCTCCAGCAGCACAAACCCGCTGGCCGTTATGCCATTGTTGTTTCCGCGATGAGCGGCGTTACCGATAAACTGATCCAATGCGGCACCCTGGCCTCCAAAGGACAGGAAAACTATAAAACCGTGCTGCAGGATATTGAAACCCTGCACCTCGATACCATCCGCACCCTCTTCCCTATCACCGTACACAGTGGCCTTATCAGCCAGGTAAAAAAAAGACTGAATGCCCTGGAAACCCTGACAGACGGCATTTTCCAGGTAGGTGAACTTTCAAAACGTTCGCTGGACAAGATCATGAGCTTCGGAGAGTTGATGTCGTCTTACCTGCTGGCAGAAAAACTGAAACAACTGGGCCTTTCCGCCGCGTGGAAAGACAGCCGTGAAGTGATCATCACCGATGACCGTTTTGGCAATGCGCAGGTAGACTTCCTGGCCACCAACCATCAAATGCAGCAGTTCTTTGCCGCCAGTACCGTGGAATACGTGGTAATGCCGGGCTTTGTAGCCGCTACCGCCGAAGGTGAGACCACGACCCTGGGCCGCGGGGGCTCTGACTACACGGCCGCCATCGTAGCCGCCGCGGTAAATGCAGACCTGCTGGACATCTGGACGGACGTAAGCGGCATGATGACCGCCGATCCACGCCTGGTATCGCAGGCCCTGCCCATTGCCCACATCTCTTATGAAGAAGCCATGGAGCTCTCCCACTTTGGCGCCAAAGTGATCTACCCGCCCACCATCCAGCCGGTGATGAACAAACGCATTCCCATCTGGATCAAAAATACATTTGCCCCTGCCGATCATGGCACGCTGATACAGAACAGCACCGAGCGTAACTTCCCGGTAACAGGCATTTCCGGCATCCAGCACATTGCGCTGCTTACCCTGGAAGGCAGCGGCATGGTAGGCATTCCCGGCTTCAGCAAGCGCCTGTTTGATGCGCTGCTGCATGCCCGCATTAACGTGATCCTGATCACGCAAAGCTCTTCCGAGCACTCCATCACCGTGGGCATCCATGAAGCAGACATGCTGAAGGCCAAAGCCGCGGTGGACAGCGAGTTTGGGCAGGAGATCCATGAAAAGAAAATAGAGCCCCTCATCGTGGAGCGCGACCTGAGCATCATTGCCGTAGTAGGCGATAAAATGAAGAACCACCACGGCACCAGCGGCAAACTGTTTGGTGCTTTGGGCCGCAACGGGATCAATATCCGCGCTATTGCACAGGGCTCCACGGAAAAAAATATCTCCACCGTTATTAATAAGAACGACATTAAGAAAGCGCTGAACGTGCTGCACGAAGCCTTCTTTGAAACACCCACCAAGCAGGTGAACCTGTTCATAGCCGGTGTGGGCAACGTGGGCAGCAAGCTGCTGGAACAACTGCAGCAACAGCACCACTACCTGGAAGCAGAACTGGGCCTGCACATCCGCGTGATAGGGGTGGCTAACAGCAAGCAGATGGCCTTCCGGGAAAAAGGGATCGCCTCCGGCGAATGGCGGGATGCCCTGGTAAGCGGTGAGCGCATGGACATGGACGCCTTTGTGCAGCAAGTAAAAAAACTGAACCTGCGCAACAGCGTATTTGTAGACAACACCGCCAGTGCCTCCGTGGCCAGGGTATACAGCGAGTTCCTGCAACACGGCATCTCCGTGGTGACCTGCAATAAAATTGCCTGCTCTTCCAACTACGCCAATTATAAACAACTCAAGGAACTGGCCCGCCAGTTCAACGCTTCTTTCCTCTTTGAAACCAATGTGGGCGCAGGCCTGCCGGTGATCAACACCCTGAACGACCTGGTGCGTAGTGGTGACCAGGTAAAAAAGATCCAGGCTGTACTTTCCGGCAGCCTCAATTTTGTGTTCAATCATTTTGTGGGCAATGCCAGCTTCCGCAACGTGGTGCAGGCCGCACAGGATGAAGGCTACACCGAGCCCGATCCGCGTATAGACCTGAGCGGCGTGGACGTAGCCCGCAAGATCCTCATCCTGGCCCGTGAAAGCGGTGCCCGCATGGAAATGGAAGACATCATCAACCACTCCTTCCTGCCGGAAGCCGCGCTGCATGCACCTTCCGTGCCGGCCTTCTATGACCAGCTGGATATATTTGCCAGCCATTTCAATGGCCTCCGCGAAGCCGCCGAAAAAGAAGGCAAGCGCCTGAAGTTCGTGGCATCGTATGAAGATGGTAAAGCGTCTGTAGGCCTTCAATCGGTAGGCCCGGACCATCCTTTCTACAACCTGCAGGGCAAAGACAACATTGTGCTCTTTACCACCACCCGCTACGCAGACCAGCCCCTCATTGTAAAGGGCGCCGGCGCAGGGGCAGACGTCACCGCATCGGGCATTTTTGCAGACATTATCCGTACGGCGAGATAA
- a CDS encoding tetratricopeptide repeat protein, whose translation MKYIPRVLPLLLLLAACQTRQKPAETTATPAAPGTIDSALYAPDVAPLTDSIKMFPTASSLYYRRGLALFNTQPALALADLEKATSLNPRIADFPAAAGEAAINNSLYPKAIGYFRQALHISPNDYYLKYRLALALIENKQYTSADSAITELARDEHSRDKAGYLRARVAEEQKDTAMAIQYLTEAILAAGKNPQFDAVMELGDLLSAQHNPKAISYYKQAAQLDPTSGDPMMAAGDFYQAQKNYAAAVEAYKQCILTDAEYTNAYFALGDIARLQGQWKQGVTYYSMAARTHPTSADAYFLRGACEEKLGNSAAAKEDYRKALSFKKSFPEAQAALDRLHG comes from the coding sequence ATGAAATACATCCCCCGCGTATTACCGTTGCTGCTCTTACTGGCCGCCTGCCAGACCAGGCAAAAGCCAGCTGAAACAACTGCCACACCCGCCGCACCCGGCACCATTGATTCTGCGCTGTATGCGCCGGATGTGGCACCGCTTACGGATTCTATTAAAATGTTTCCCACTGCTTCTTCTTTATATTACCGCCGCGGACTGGCCCTGTTCAACACCCAGCCTGCCCTGGCCCTGGCCGACCTGGAAAAGGCCACCAGCCTCAATCCGCGCATAGCAGATTTTCCTGCTGCCGCCGGCGAGGCTGCGATCAATAATTCATTATACCCAAAGGCCATCGGCTACTTCCGCCAGGCCCTGCATATCTCCCCAAATGATTATTACTTAAAATACCGCCTGGCACTGGCGCTCATTGAAAACAAACAATACACCAGCGCAGATAGCGCTATCACGGAACTGGCCAGGGATGAGCATTCCAGGGATAAAGCCGGCTACCTGCGGGCACGCGTGGCAGAAGAACAAAAAGACACGGCCATGGCCATTCAATACCTCACGGAGGCCATCCTGGCGGCTGGCAAGAACCCACAGTTTGATGCCGTGATGGAACTGGGCGACCTGCTCTCCGCCCAGCACAATCCCAAAGCAATCAGCTATTACAAACAGGCCGCCCAGCTGGATCCTACCAGCGGTGACCCCATGATGGCCGCCGGTGATTTTTACCAGGCACAAAAAAATTACGCCGCTGCTGTTGAAGCCTACAAACAATGCATACTAACGGATGCGGAATATACCAATGCCTACTTTGCCCTGGGCGATATAGCCCGCCTGCAGGGCCAGTGGAAACAAGGCGTTACCTATTACAGCATGGCCGCCAGGACGCATCCTACCAGCGCGGATGCCTACTTCCTGCGGGGCGCCTGTGAAGAAAAACTGGGTAACAGTGCGGCCGCCAAAGAAGACTACCGGAAAGCGCTGTCTTTCAAAAAGTCTTTCCCTGAGGCACAGGCCGCGCTGGACCGTTTACATGGATAA
- a CDS encoding homogentisate 1,2-dioxygenase has translation MPHYHQAGRIPHKRHTQFRKPDGGLYSEQLFSTEGFSSNSTLLYHCHPPTEILRVDEAYSVAPRVAEEKMLKHRSFQGFHIAPQDDYLQSRVPVLVNNDLHISLAAPRRGMGDYFYKNADADELLFIHEGSGVLHTQYGQLPFGYGDYLVVPRGTIYQVEFAGADNRLFIVESFSPIRYPKRYLSKYGQLLEHSPYCERDIRQPQNLQTIDQEGDFVLRIKKKGMMYPIHYGHHPFDVVGWDGCEYPFAFSIHDFEPITGRVHQPPPVHQTFEGTNFVVCSFCPRLFDYHPQSIPAPYNHSNIDSDEVLYYVDGDFMSRKHVTRGMITLHPAGIPHGPHPGTVEKSIGARETKELAVMVDTFHPLQITEAALGIEDEGYVRSWTA, from the coding sequence ATGCCGCATTATCACCAGGCTGGCCGTATCCCGCACAAGCGGCATACCCAGTTCCGAAAGCCGGATGGAGGATTATACAGTGAGCAGCTTTTTTCCACGGAAGGCTTCTCCAGCAACTCCACCTTATTGTACCATTGCCACCCGCCCACCGAGATCCTCCGGGTAGACGAAGCCTATTCCGTGGCCCCCAGAGTGGCCGAAGAAAAAATGCTGAAACACCGCAGCTTCCAGGGCTTCCATATTGCCCCGCAGGATGATTACCTGCAAAGCCGGGTGCCTGTGCTGGTGAACAATGACCTGCACATTTCCCTGGCAGCGCCCCGCCGGGGCATGGGAGATTATTTTTATAAAAACGCCGATGCTGATGAGCTGCTCTTCATCCACGAAGGCAGTGGTGTGCTGCATACCCAGTACGGGCAGCTGCCCTTTGGGTATGGTGATTACCTGGTGGTGCCCAGGGGTACTATTTACCAGGTGGAATTTGCAGGGGCAGACAACCGCCTGTTCATCGTGGAATCATTCAGCCCTATCCGTTATCCCAAACGTTACCTGAGCAAATACGGCCAGCTGCTGGAGCATTCGCCTTACTGTGAGCGCGACATCCGCCAGCCGCAAAACCTGCAGACCATAGACCAGGAAGGCGACTTTGTGCTGCGCATCAAGAAAAAAGGGATGATGTACCCCATTCACTACGGCCATCATCCTTTTGACGTGGTGGGGTGGGATGGATGCGAATATCCCTTTGCATTTTCCATCCACGACTTTGAGCCCATTACGGGCCGGGTACACCAGCCACCGCCGGTGCACCAGACCTTTGAAGGCACCAATTTTGTGGTGTGTTCTTTCTGTCCGCGCCTGTTCGATTACCACCCGCAATCCATCCCCGCGCCATATAACCACAGCAACATTGACAGTGATGAAGTGTTGTATTACGTGGACGGTGATTTCATGAGCCGCAAGCATGTGACCAGGGGCATGATCACCCTGCACCCCGCGGGCATCCCGCATGGGCCGCACCCCGGTACGGTGGAGAAAAGCATAGGCGCCAGGGAAACCAAAGAGCTGGCCGTGATGGTGGATACTTTCCATCCCCTGCAGATCACGGAGGCAGCCCTGGGCATTGAGGATGAGGGTTACGTAAGAAGCTGGACGGCATAA
- a CDS encoding response regulator: MIPIMSMKAFNMIFIVDDDPIHQQISQIMLERLGVAKKIMKFCDAEEVLTYLKAHLTEASAMPDIILLDLNMPVMDGWDFLNEYANLYQKIPHSVRIYVLTSSIDEKDKERVSQYHFVNGYLTKPLAQSVMMKLLEEAQ, encoded by the coding sequence ATGATCCCTATTATGAGCATGAAGGCCTTTAACATGATATTTATTGTAGACGATGATCCTATTCACCAGCAGATCTCACAGATCATGCTGGAACGCCTGGGCGTTGCTAAAAAGATCATGAAGTTCTGTGATGCGGAGGAAGTGCTCACCTATCTCAAGGCCCATCTCACGGAGGCGTCTGCCATGCCGGACATTATTCTCCTGGACCTGAACATGCCGGTAATGGATGGCTGGGATTTTCTCAACGAATACGCAAACCTTTACCAGAAGATCCCGCACAGCGTGCGCATTTACGTACTTACCTCTTCCATTGATGAGAAGGACAAGGAGCGCGTAAGCCAATATCATTTTGTGAACGGCTACCTCACCAAGCCGCTGGCGCAAAGCGTGATGATGAAATTGCTGGAAGAGGCGCAATAG
- the thrC gene encoding threonine synthase, which yields MQYYSLNDHSRKVSFADAVVQGLAPDRGLYFPASLPTPGKEFMENLGQYSDHEIAYRIIAPFVGDEIPENVLRKIVADTLSFPFPVHAVEKNVYALELFHGPTLAFKDVGARFMAGCLGYVLRNDKRPVTVLVATSGDTGGAVAAGFYNVPGINVVILYPSGKVSTLQEKQLTTLGGNIRALEVQGTFDDCQRMVKSAFLDTELQQHVLLTSANSINVARWLPQMFYYFLAVKQLKAQGKEKLAFSVPSGNFGNICAGILASVLGLPIDHFIASTNVNDTVPRYLHSGEYKPAAAIATLSNAMDVAAPSNFVRVLELFQQSFPALTSKLTGYSFDDAATVAAMEAVYKADGYMMDPHGAVGYLGLKKYLADHADFTGVFLETAHPVKFADTAPPSLQPCIVTPERVRELFSKAKQSTLLPADDAALKSWLLAQ from the coding sequence ATGCAGTATTATAGCTTAAATGACCATTCCCGGAAAGTATCTTTTGCAGACGCCGTAGTACAGGGCCTGGCGCCGGACCGCGGCCTGTATTTCCCCGCATCCCTGCCCACGCCGGGCAAGGAATTCATGGAAAACCTGGGCCAGTACAGCGATCATGAAATTGCCTACCGCATCATTGCCCCCTTCGTGGGCGATGAGATCCCTGAAAACGTGCTGCGCAAGATCGTGGCAGATACCCTGAGCTTTCCTTTCCCGGTGCATGCCGTGGAAAAAAACGTATATGCGCTGGAGTTATTCCATGGCCCTACCCTCGCGTTTAAGGACGTGGGCGCCCGCTTCATGGCCGGCTGCCTGGGTTATGTGCTGCGCAATGACAAGCGCCCGGTAACCGTACTGGTGGCCACTTCCGGCGATACCGGCGGCGCCGTGGCCGCAGGCTTTTACAATGTACCCGGCATTAATGTAGTGATCCTCTACCCTTCCGGTAAGGTGAGCACCCTGCAGGAAAAACAACTCACCACCCTGGGTGGCAACATCAGGGCCCTGGAAGTGCAGGGTACCTTTGATGATTGCCAGCGCATGGTGAAGAGCGCCTTCCTGGATACGGAACTGCAACAACATGTGCTGCTTACTTCTGCCAATTCCATCAACGTGGCCCGCTGGCTGCCCCAGATGTTCTACTACTTCCTGGCCGTAAAACAACTGAAGGCGCAGGGCAAGGAAAAGCTGGCCTTCTCCGTGCCCAGTGGCAACTTTGGCAATATCTGCGCCGGCATCCTGGCATCGGTACTGGGCCTGCCCATTGACCATTTCATCGCCTCCACCAATGTGAATGACACCGTACCCCGCTACCTGCACAGCGGCGAGTACAAACCCGCCGCCGCCATTGCCACCCTGAGCAATGCCATGGACGTGGCAGCGCCCAGCAACTTTGTGCGCGTGCTGGAACTGTTCCAGCAAAGTTTCCCGGCCCTCACGTCCAAACTAACCGGTTACAGCTTTGACGATGCCGCCACCGTAGCCGCCATGGAAGCCGTGTACAAAGCAGATGGCTATATGATGGACCCGCATGGCGCCGTAGGTTACCTGGGCCTGAAAAAATACCTGGCAGACCACGCAGACTTTACCGGCGTATTCCTGGAAACCGCCCACCCGGTCAAGTTTGCCGATACAGCCCCCCCCTCGTTACAACCCTGCATTGTAACACCGGAGCGCGTACGGGAACTGTTTTCCAAAGCCAAACAAAGCACCCTGCTGCCCGCAGACGACGCCGCGCTGAAAAGCTGGCTGCTGGCACAATAA
- a CDS encoding homoserine kinase: protein MEADCIKIFAPATVANVACGFDVIGLAIDAPGDEIILRRSSEPGIRILANHGADLPLEASQNVCGVVAQHFLKKLEQPDAGVEMEIFKNIAPGSGIGSSAASSAAAAVGMNELFGRPYDNKQLIRFAMEGERLASGAAHADNVAPAIMGGFTLVRSYQPLDITALHTPKELWVTVIHPQIEVKTSDARAILKQKVLMTDAIKQWGNVAALVAGLYQEDYGLISRSLEDVIVEPVRSILIPAFQELKRKCKEAGALGGGISGSGPSVFMLSRGEATARQVQAVMNEVYAPLGVDYRIYVSPISTQGTRVVPF, encoded by the coding sequence ATGGAAGCAGACTGTATTAAAATATTCGCTCCCGCCACAGTGGCCAATGTGGCTTGTGGCTTTGACGTAATAGGCCTCGCCATTGACGCCCCCGGCGATGAGATCATCCTGCGCCGCAGCAGTGAACCAGGCATCCGCATCCTGGCCAATCATGGGGCAGACCTGCCACTGGAAGCTTCGCAGAATGTGTGTGGCGTAGTGGCCCAGCACTTTCTCAAAAAGCTGGAACAGCCGGATGCCGGCGTGGAAATGGAGATATTCAAGAACATTGCCCCCGGCAGCGGCATTGGCTCCAGTGCCGCCAGCAGCGCAGCGGCAGCCGTGGGTATGAATGAGCTCTTTGGCAGGCCTTATGACAACAAGCAACTCATCCGTTTTGCCATGGAAGGGGAACGCCTGGCCAGTGGCGCCGCGCATGCAGACAACGTGGCACCGGCCATCATGGGCGGCTTCACCCTGGTGCGCAGCTACCAGCCGCTGGACATTACCGCCCTGCACACCCCAAAGGAATTGTGGGTCACGGTGATCCATCCACAGATAGAAGTAAAGACCTCCGATGCCCGCGCCATCCTGAAACAGAAGGTGCTCATGACAGACGCCATCAAGCAGTGGGGCAATGTGGCCGCACTGGTGGCGGGCCTTTACCAGGAAGACTACGGCCTCATTTCCCGCTCCCTGGAAGATGTGATCGTGGAGCCGGTGCGCTCCATCCTCATCCCCGCGTTCCAGGAGCTGAAGCGCAAATGCAAGGAAGCCGGCGCCCTGGGTGGCGGCATTTCCGGTAGCGGTCCTTCCGTGTTCATGCTGAGCCGCGGGGAGGCTACCGCCCGGCAGGTACAGGCCGTGATGAACGAAGTGTATGCGCCGCTGGGCGTGGATTACAGGATCTATGTATCGCCCATCAGCACCCAGGGCACAAGAGTGGTGCCCTTTTAA
- a CDS encoding aldo/keto reductase: MEYRQLGQSSVNVSAITFGAWAIGGWMWGGSEHKDAIKAIQTSIGEGVTSIDTAPIYGQGYSEELVGEALQEVNRDKVQILTKFGMRWDLVTPHGELAMKSKDNNGNPIEVYKYAGRDSVIRECEDSLRRLRTDYIDLYQIHWPDNTTPIEETFEAVLRLQEQGKILEAGVCNYNVPQLKRAHAVLPIASNQVPYSMVEKNIEHEIVPYCVRENIGILAYSPLQRGILTGKIRPGHHFAEGDTRATSRVYKPENVSRINDFLGRLKPLAETKNATVAQLVIRWTIERPGITAALVGARNADQALQNARASQVKLSSEEMDFINKQLQGLALVS; the protein is encoded by the coding sequence ATGGAATACCGTCAACTCGGACAAAGCAGCGTAAATGTATCCGCTATTACTTTCGGCGCCTGGGCCATCGGTGGATGGATGTGGGGCGGCAGTGAGCACAAGGATGCCATCAAAGCCATACAGACCTCCATTGGCGAGGGGGTGACCTCCATTGACACCGCGCCCATTTACGGGCAGGGGTACAGTGAAGAACTGGTGGGAGAGGCCCTGCAGGAAGTGAACCGCGACAAAGTGCAGATCCTGACCAAATTCGGCATGCGCTGGGACCTCGTGACCCCGCATGGAGAACTGGCCATGAAAAGCAAGGATAACAACGGTAACCCGATTGAGGTATATAAATATGCCGGCAGGGACAGCGTGATCAGGGAATGTGAAGACAGCCTGCGCCGCCTGCGCACGGACTATATAGACCTGTACCAGATCCACTGGCCGGATAACACCACGCCCATTGAAGAAACCTTTGAAGCCGTGCTGCGCCTGCAGGAGCAGGGCAAGATCCTGGAAGCCGGTGTGTGCAACTACAATGTGCCGCAGCTGAAACGCGCCCACGCCGTGCTGCCCATCGCATCTAACCAGGTGCCTTACAGTATGGTGGAAAAAAATATTGAGCATGAAATAGTGCCTTATTGCGTGCGGGAGAACATTGGCATCCTCGCTTACAGCCCGTTGCAAAGAGGTATCCTTACCGGTAAGATCCGCCCGGGGCATCACTTTGCCGAAGGCGATACCCGCGCCACCAGCCGGGTCTACAAGCCGGAAAATGTAAGCCGCATCAATGATTTCCTGGGCCGCTTAAAGCCATTGGCAGAAACCAAAAATGCCACCGTGGCCCAGCTGGTGATCCGCTGGACCATAGAAAGGCCGGGCATTACCGCCGCCCTGGTAGGCGCGCGCAATGCAGACCAGGCCTTGCAGAACGCACGTGCCTCGCAGGTAAAGCTCAGCTCCGAGGAAATGGATTTCATCAACAAGCAACTACAAGGATTAGCACTCGTTTCGTAA